From the Chthonomonadales bacterium genome, the window GCATTGCGTGGCAGCCGTTGCCCAGGTGCGTGGAGAGCGTGGCTCCCGCGCGCACCGATTCGCACACCTGCTCGGGGGACGCCGCCGTGTGCCCGATCGCCACGACGACACCCTGCGCGGCCACCGCCTCGATGAACGCCAGCGCACCGGCGGTCTCCGGCGCGAGGGTGACGATACGCACGCGGCCGCCGCTAGCCTCCTGCATCCTCGCGAACTCATCGAGGTCCGGCGGCCGAACGTGCTCCCGCGGGTGCGCCCCGCGCGGGCCGTCCTCGGCGGCGATGTACGGCCCCTCGACGTGGATCCCGGTGACGGCGCGGGCGAGGGACGGGCTGGCGTCGATCGCGCTGCCAATGCGCTCGAGCGAGCCGAGCATCGCCTCACGGCTCGCGGTGACGATCGTCGGGCAGAAGAGAGCGGTGCCCGACCGCGCAAGACGGCTCAGAAGCAGATCCCAGTCGCAGGCGCGCGCGCAGTCCTGGCCCGCATAGCCGTTCACCTGAAGGTCGTGGAAGCCGGGCGAAAGCCAGCACCCCGCGTCGCCAGGGACGCCATCCTCGGCCCCTGGTCGCACGG encodes:
- a CDS encoding amidohydrolase family protein encodes the protein MRVCGRLAADGRTVTVEVVGGLIAAVRPGAEDGVPGDAGCWLSPGFHDLQVNGYAGQDCARACDWDLLLSRLARSGTALFCPTIVTASREAMLGSLERIGSAIDASPSLARAVTGIHVEGPYIAAEDGPRGAHPREHVRPPDLDEFARMQEASGGRVRIVTLAPETAGALAFIEAVAAQGVVVAIGHTAASPEQVCESVRAGATLSTHLGNGCHAMLPRHPNCVWTQLAEDRLTAGIIADGRHLPGDVLRCVARVKGAERLVTVSDAVDLGGMPAGRYEDGRVEVDEAGNVLLAGTAFLAGAGFLLDTGLANLLRHTDLGLAGALASMTASPAHVLGLADRKGRVAAGYDADLTLFRLEEGTVRIDTVIRGGEMVVGPTAGR